In Paenibacillus ihbetae, the following are encoded in one genomic region:
- the rpsR gene encoding 30S ribosomal protein S18: MAFKQREGGDNDKRPARRGGRNKRRKVCFFTVNKITHIDYKDTDLLKKFISERGKILPRRVTGTSAKYQRALTIAIKRSRQIALLPYTTE, translated from the coding sequence ATGGCTTTTAAACAAAGAGAAGGCGGAGACAACGACAAAAGACCGGCACGCCGCGGCGGCCGCAACAAGCGTCGTAAAGTATGTTTCTTCACTGTGAACAAGATCACTCACATTGATTATAAAGATACCGATCTGCTCAAGAAATTCATCAGCGAGCGTGGAAAAATTCTGCCTCGTCGTGTAACAGGTACCAGCGCGAAGTATCAGCGTGCTCTGACGATTGCGATCAAACGCTCCCGTCAAATCGCATTGCTTCCATACACGACCGAGTAA
- a CDS encoding SOS response-associated peptidase gives MCRRYSISASLDEVNGYFGISRVMYYYKSRYNISPTQSVPVVVQEGGERVLDEYRWGLVPYWGKDAVNADLITVDQNPTYRRAIDTRRCVIPCNGLYYWRTVGKRSYAVRTVVGNNEIFGMAGLYETWRDARGVEMRTCTVLMTEANEAIREFDTRMPALLSEESMEKWLDPEVKGVHALQPLLGTYRGSMRIYPVTPLIADDSHDHQQCIEEMDLKRAWVKSI, from the coding sequence ATGTGCCGACGGTATTCCATTTCCGCCAGCCTTGATGAAGTGAACGGCTATTTCGGAATCAGCCGCGTGATGTATTATTATAAGAGCCGCTACAATATCAGCCCAACCCAATCCGTACCTGTAGTTGTCCAGGAGGGGGGCGAACGGGTGCTTGACGAATATCGTTGGGGATTGGTCCCTTACTGGGGAAAGGATGCGGTGAATGCGGATTTGATTACAGTGGATCAGAATCCTACTTACCGTAGAGCCATTGATACACGGCGTTGTGTCATTCCTTGCAATGGCTTGTATTACTGGAGAACTGTAGGCAAGCGGAGCTATGCGGTTAGAACCGTGGTCGGGAACAACGAGATTTTTGGGATGGCCGGATTGTATGAAACATGGCGGGATGCCAGAGGTGTCGAAATGAGAACCTGCACGGTACTTATGACAGAGGCCAACGAGGCAATCCGGGAGTTTGATACGCGTATGCCGGCATTGTTGTCTGAAGAGAGCATGGAGAAGTGGCTGGATCCAGAGGTAAAAGGAGTGCATGCACTGCAGCCATTGCTTGGTACATACCGGGGTTCAATGAGGATATATCCGGTCACGCCACTGATCGCCGATGATTCCCATGATCACCAGCAGTGTATCGAGGAGATGGATCTGAAGCGGGCATGGGTAAAGAGCATTTAG
- a CDS encoding ABC transporter substrate-binding protein yields the protein MKKRMSLLLAIMLMAILVLAACGGGQTAEQPNQGDTQTEQTPPAEGEGKETEPPAEGQDESQGYFEAEDPSLNPAAALARKDTLIVGMTAPKGVFNPFYAQTAYDMYVVDTLFDAWVVVQGDGTYTNRLAESIDVSEDKLTYTFKLKQGVTYSDGTPVTVKDYAFALKVLHDASYDGQSDILQAKIVGGQEYHDGKASEISGVKIIDDHTIEVKVSEANAMTKDRLATVYFAPEAYYGKDYKQGDLGYMADLHDKPIGSGQYILKEFKPGQEVVMEANPNYHLGAPKIKNLIYKTTTEETRLAMFQSGEIDMDMVTVNEDNVEELKGMGFLDLNIFPTNGYGYVAMNHKDPKFQDVKVRQALLYGLNRAEVVEIIYGEYANVLNVPQSSVSWAYTDEGIEPYEFDPEKAKQLLDEAGWVPGADGIREKDGKKFEINFSATSDNPVIDALIPIMTKNYQDLGIKLVADTLDFNAIMDKKDRGDFEMFFAAWGLTPDPDTNVYMTDGQQNDIGYSNPEYDAAMKEGLNAFDLAERKAAYAKAYQILNKDVPDLLIYQRRDAWAINSRVNGMDITPYKDFTHDLYKAEIEQ from the coding sequence ATGAAGAAGAGAATGTCGTTACTGCTTGCCATCATGCTCATGGCCATTTTGGTTCTTGCAGCGTGCGGCGGCGGTCAGACAGCAGAACAACCAAACCAAGGGGACACGCAAACTGAGCAGACTCCACCTGCTGAAGGCGAAGGCAAAGAAACAGAACCGCCAGCTGAAGGACAGGACGAGAGCCAAGGTTATTTCGAGGCCGAGGATCCTTCCCTCAATCCGGCAGCAGCGTTAGCTCGTAAAGACACGCTGATTGTTGGTATGACAGCTCCAAAAGGCGTATTCAACCCATTCTACGCTCAAACTGCATATGACATGTATGTGGTTGACACATTGTTTGACGCATGGGTAGTCGTTCAAGGCGACGGAACATATACGAACCGTCTGGCTGAGAGCATTGACGTATCCGAAGATAAACTGACGTACACCTTCAAGCTGAAGCAAGGCGTAACTTATTCCGACGGAACGCCGGTTACTGTTAAAGACTATGCTTTCGCTCTGAAAGTACTGCATGACGCGAGCTATGACGGCCAATCCGATATTCTGCAAGCTAAAATCGTAGGCGGTCAAGAGTACCACGACGGCAAGGCTTCCGAAATTTCCGGCGTGAAGATCATTGACGACCACACGATCGAAGTTAAAGTTTCCGAAGCAAACGCAATGACGAAAGACAGACTCGCTACCGTTTATTTCGCACCAGAAGCTTATTACGGCAAAGATTACAAGCAAGGCGATCTGGGATACATGGCTGACCTGCATGACAAACCGATCGGCAGCGGCCAGTACATCCTGAAAGAATTCAAGCCTGGTCAAGAAGTAGTTATGGAAGCAAACCCTAACTATCACCTGGGCGCACCAAAAATCAAAAACCTGATCTATAAGACAACAACCGAGGAAACCCGTTTGGCAATGTTCCAATCCGGTGAAATCGATATGGATATGGTTACCGTTAACGAAGATAACGTAGAGGAATTGAAAGGAATGGGCTTCCTGGATCTCAACATTTTCCCGACCAACGGTTATGGATATGTTGCCATGAACCATAAAGATCCGAAGTTCCAAGACGTTAAAGTTCGTCAAGCTCTGCTGTACGGTTTGAACCGTGCGGAAGTCGTAGAGATCATCTATGGTGAATATGCAAACGTACTGAACGTACCACAATCCAGCGTTTCTTGGGCATATACGGATGAAGGCATCGAGCCTTATGAGTTCGATCCAGAGAAAGCGAAGCAGCTTCTTGACGAAGCAGGCTGGGTTCCTGGTGCAGACGGCATCCGTGAGAAAGACGGCAAGAAATTCGAGATCAACTTCTCGGCAACCTCGGATAACCCGGTTATCGACGCACTCATTCCTATAATGACGAAGAACTATCAAGATCTCGGCATTAAGCTGGTTGCTGATACTCTGGATTTCAATGCCATTATGGATAAGAAGGACAGAGGCGACTTCGAAATGTTCTTCGCGGCATGGGGATTGACTCCGGATCCGGATACCAATGTTTACATGACAGACGGACAACAAAACGACATCGGATACTCGAATCCTGAATACGACGCAGCGATGAAGGAAGGTTTGAACGCGTTCGATCTGGCAGAGCGTAAAGCAGCGTATGCGAAGGCATACCAAATCCTGAACAAAGACGTTCCGGATCTTCTGATCTACCAAAGACGTGACGCTTGGGCGATCAACAGCCGTGTAAACGGTATGGATATTACCCCTTACAAAGACTTCACTCATGATCTGTACAAAGCGGAGATTGAACAATAA
- a CDS encoding ABC transporter permease — MKQYIIRRLLQIIPTLIGISIIIFAISAMVPGDYITAVNNPTMSAEKAAQLREIYGLDKNPVERYFTWAGNMLKGNLGDSLVHKKPVTTVMGNYVWNSFFVAVFSLIFSWIIAIFAGVFSAKFQYSLFDKIVTLFIFLCMSLPSFFIGLLLIKFLALDLGLFPVGGMTTSGLNGSTWDQLVDIAWHMFLPVLVLTMLSTGSLTRYFRTSMLEVIRQDYIRTARAKGLKERTVIFKHALRNALLPAITLMGFELPALFGGAIILEKIFIWPGVGQVYYESINMRDYPFMLGFTVFISVLTLIGNLLSDVLYGAADPRIRLK, encoded by the coding sequence ATGAAGCAGTACATTATCCGGAGGCTGCTGCAGATCATTCCGACGTTGATCGGGATCTCGATTATCATATTTGCAATATCAGCGATGGTGCCAGGTGATTACATCACCGCAGTCAACAACCCGACGATGTCTGCTGAGAAAGCAGCACAGCTTCGGGAAATTTACGGTTTGGATAAAAATCCGGTGGAGCGTTACTTCACCTGGGCTGGTAATATGTTAAAGGGCAATCTCGGAGATTCCCTTGTGCACAAGAAGCCTGTCACGACAGTGATGGGGAATTATGTATGGAATTCATTTTTTGTTGCGGTATTTTCATTGATTTTCAGCTGGATCATCGCCATATTTGCGGGCGTATTCTCGGCTAAATTTCAATATTCCTTATTCGATAAGATTGTAACCTTGTTTATTTTCTTATGTATGTCGTTGCCGTCCTTCTTTATCGGACTTCTCCTCATCAAGTTTTTAGCGCTCGATCTGGGATTGTTCCCGGTGGGAGGCATGACGACGTCCGGCTTGAATGGCAGCACTTGGGACCAATTGGTTGATATCGCCTGGCATATGTTCCTGCCGGTACTGGTACTGACCATGCTGAGTACAGGAAGCCTGACGCGTTATTTCCGTACCAGCATGCTGGAGGTTATCCGTCAGGATTATATACGTACCGCTCGCGCCAAAGGGCTCAAAGAGCGTACGGTAATATTCAAGCACGCGCTGCGTAATGCGCTGCTTCCAGCAATTACATTGATGGGCTTCGAATTGCCGGCATTGTTCGGCGGGGCAATAATTCTGGAGAAAATTTTCATATGGCCTGGGGTTGGTCAGGTGTACTATGAATCGATCAACATGCGGGATTATCCGTTCATGCTCGGTTTCACCGTGTTTATCTCCGTATTGACATTGATCGGCAATCTGCTGTCTGATGTCCTGTACGGCGCAGCTGACCCAAGAATTCGCTTAAAGTAG
- the opp4C gene encoding oligopeptide ABC transporter permease, giving the protein MAAETAPLQTNVSAPKRQPDSPWRMAIRRFTRNRLAVIGLVIIVFMFLLCFIGPLFSPYAVLDTNVADKNLPPSSKYWLGTDKLGRDVLLRVMLAGRISLTVGLVATGISVIIGATLGALAGFYRRWVDTLIMRIADIFMALPTLPILIIMGAVLSDLKVEPSERIYFLMLIIGILGWSGISRLVRGQILTLREQEFMQATEALGLKDRRKIFRHLLPNTIPIVIVSATLGVAGAIIAESSLSFLGVGVVPPTPSWGNMITAANNMIEFRKRPWTWIPPGACILITVVAINLIGDGLRDALDPKMKK; this is encoded by the coding sequence TTGGCCGCAGAGACTGCACCATTACAAACGAATGTATCAGCTCCGAAACGACAGCCGGATTCCCCGTGGAGAATGGCCATTCGCCGCTTTACCAGAAACCGCCTTGCTGTCATCGGGCTTGTCATAATAGTCTTTATGTTTTTGCTATGTTTTATCGGACCGCTGTTTTCACCGTATGCCGTACTTGATACCAATGTTGCAGACAAGAACCTGCCCCCAAGCTCTAAATACTGGCTGGGAACAGACAAGCTGGGGCGCGATGTGTTATTGCGTGTGATGCTGGCAGGCCGAATTTCCTTAACGGTTGGTCTAGTTGCAACCGGGATCTCCGTTATTATTGGGGCAACGCTCGGGGCATTGGCCGGATTTTACCGCAGATGGGTCGATACCCTCATCATGCGGATCGCGGATATTTTCATGGCCTTGCCGACACTGCCGATCCTGATTATCATGGGTGCGGTATTGTCGGATCTTAAGGTAGAACCGAGTGAACGTATCTATTTCTTGATGCTTATTATCGGTATTTTGGGATGGAGCGGTATCTCACGTCTCGTACGTGGGCAAATATTGACGCTCCGTGAACAGGAATTTATGCAGGCGACCGAGGCTCTCGGGCTGAAGGACCGCCGTAAAATTTTCCGCCACCTCCTGCCGAATACAATTCCGATTGTCATTGTATCGGCTACGCTGGGTGTAGCGGGAGCGATTATTGCCGAGTCTTCACTAAGCTTCTTGGGGGTCGGGGTCGTTCCTCCGACGCCATCGTGGGGGAATATGATCACCGCCGCCAATAACATGATCGAATTCCGTAAGCGGCCATGGACCTGGATTCCGCCAGGCGCATGTATTCTGATCACGGTTGTAGCGATTAACCTGATCGGTGATGGACTTCGCGACGCCCTTGACCCGAAAATGAAGAAGTAG
- a CDS encoding ABC transporter ATP-binding protein gives MAKELVEFRNLKTHFQTSAGTVKAVDDVSFKIREGETLCVVGESGCGKSVTAMSLMRLIDVPPVGGEILYEGKDLLKMSKREMSLIRGNDIAMIFQEPMTSLNPVLTIGEQIVEPILLHQLVDRKEAKKRAIDLINLVGIPRAEKIFESYPHELSGGMRQRIMIAIALSCNPKLLIADEPTTALDVTIQAQILDLMRDIKDKFKTSIMLITHDLGVVAEMADYVVVMYAGKVIEEAPVIELFKQPKHPYTKGLLKAKPVINQTQERLYSIPGQVPNPVDLGDNCHFHDRCEFCMQICKEKQPPLGTDPNGHKVACWLYEEEGKE, from the coding sequence ATGGCAAAAGAATTAGTAGAATTCCGCAATTTAAAAACGCATTTTCAAACCTCCGCAGGTACCGTGAAAGCCGTCGACGATGTCAGCTTCAAAATCCGGGAAGGCGAGACCCTGTGCGTCGTCGGCGAGTCGGGCTGCGGCAAGAGCGTGACGGCAATGTCACTGATGCGTTTGATCGATGTTCCCCCTGTTGGCGGGGAGATTTTATATGAAGGCAAAGACCTGCTCAAGATGAGCAAACGGGAAATGAGTCTGATCCGCGGTAATGATATCGCAATGATCTTTCAGGAGCCAATGACTTCCTTGAACCCGGTACTGACGATTGGCGAGCAGATTGTTGAGCCGATTTTGCTTCATCAGCTTGTGGACCGTAAAGAAGCGAAGAAGCGTGCGATCGACCTGATCAACCTGGTCGGCATTCCGCGTGCAGAGAAAATCTTTGAGTCTTATCCGCATGAGCTTAGCGGCGGCATGCGTCAGCGGATTATGATCGCGATTGCGCTGAGCTGTAATCCGAAGCTGCTCATCGCAGACGAGCCAACGACGGCGCTCGATGTGACGATTCAAGCCCAGATTCTGGACTTGATGCGTGACATTAAGGATAAATTCAAGACGTCCATCATGCTTATCACGCATGATCTCGGCGTTGTAGCCGAAATGGCCGACTATGTCGTTGTTATGTATGCCGGCAAAGTGATTGAAGAGGCTCCGGTTATCGAGCTCTTCAAGCAGCCGAAGCATCCGTACACGAAGGGTCTGCTGAAGGCGAAGCCGGTCATCAATCAGACCCAGGAGCGTCTCTATTCGATTCCGGGTCAAGTACCGAACCCGGTCGATCTTGGCGATAACTGCCATTTCCATGATCGCTGCGAATTCTGCATGCAGATCTGCAAAGAGAAACAGCCTCCGCTCGGTACCGATCCGAACGGCCATAAGGTCGCTTGTTGGTTGTATGAAGAGGAGGGGAAAGAATAA
- a CDS encoding ABC transporter ATP-binding protein produces MSQALLEVDNLKKYFPITGGILQRRIGDVRAVDGVSFTINKGESFGLVGESGCGKSTIGRTILRLLDKTDGKVLFNGEDIHALSKEKMRAMRPKMQIVFQDPFSSLNPRIKVGEAIGEALIDHGLVNRRQLKDKVVETLEICGLAAYHYERYPHEFSGGQRQRIGIARALILNPDFIVADEPVSALDVSIQAQIINLLSDLQREKQLTYLFISHDLSVVEHLCNRIGVMYLGSMVEMASKEELFRNPLHPYTKALLSAVPIPDPTLKRERIVLTGDIPSPANPPSGCKFHTRCPLASDLCKQQVPEYRNVGNDHYVACHYA; encoded by the coding sequence ATGAGTCAGGCACTACTTGAAGTTGATAACCTAAAAAAATACTTTCCCATTACCGGCGGCATACTCCAGCGCCGAATCGGCGATGTTAGGGCCGTCGACGGCGTCAGCTTCACCATTAATAAGGGTGAATCGTTCGGACTCGTAGGCGAGTCCGGCTGCGGCAAGAGCACGATCGGACGTACGATTCTCCGCTTGCTCGATAAGACGGACGGCAAAGTGCTGTTCAACGGTGAGGACATCCATGCCTTGTCCAAGGAAAAGATGCGCGCGATGCGGCCGAAGATGCAGATCGTATTCCAGGATCCGTTCAGCTCGCTGAACCCGAGAATCAAGGTAGGGGAAGCCATCGGCGAAGCGCTCATCGACCATGGTCTTGTAAACCGCAGACAGCTCAAGGATAAGGTTGTTGAGACCCTGGAAATATGCGGGCTTGCCGCGTATCACTATGAGCGTTATCCGCATGAATTCTCCGGTGGACAACGGCAGCGGATCGGGATTGCCCGTGCGCTCATTCTGAATCCGGACTTTATTGTTGCAGACGAGCCGGTATCCGCGTTGGATGTGTCCATCCAGGCGCAGATTATTAACCTGCTCAGCGACTTGCAGCGCGAAAAGCAGCTCACGTATCTGTTCATTTCCCATGATCTTAGCGTTGTCGAGCATTTGTGCAACCGGATCGGGGTTATGTATCTCGGATCGATGGTGGAGATGGCCAGCAAGGAAGAGCTGTTCCGCAACCCGCTGCACCCTTACACGAAGGCGCTGCTCTCCGCCGTTCCGATTCCGGATCCGACGCTGAAGCGTGAACGCATCGTGCTGACGGGTGACATTCCGAGCCCGGCAAATCCGCCGTCAGGCTGCAAATTCCACACCCGCTGTCCGCTTGCTTCCGATCTGTGCAAGCAGCAGGTGCCGGAATACCGTAATGTCGGCAATGATCACTATGTGGCTTGCCATTACGCTTAA
- a CDS encoding D-alanyl-D-alanine carboxypeptidase family protein gives MNKRWLWIGLMVLIIVPLVAVFILNIERIAFKPRVDARAVVLMDITTGHILLSKNGDVPLPPASMSKLMTELVILDEIKSGRRAWDDEVVISDNAGKVGGISIDLKPGETLALRELFQSMAVYSADDAAVALAEHVAGSEKAFVERMNSKAREIGLSNETRFTNASGAELSQSVSPEDETVMTAVDTAKLAAHLIKHHPDILTTSSKAQMKLSGRGLYLSNTNWMLPSIGGPYSYEGTDGLKAGYTPKAGYCFTGTAEKQGSRLIAVVMGTESKEARFEVTRKLFDYGFKKTLTWKERLDDWFLNAGMTAALLYKPGDPMDSHQLASL, from the coding sequence ATGAATAAACGGTGGCTTTGGATCGGATTGATGGTGCTGATCATTGTGCCCCTTGTGGCCGTATTTATATTAAATATAGAACGGATAGCGTTTAAACCGAGAGTAGACGCAAGAGCGGTCGTCTTGATGGACATCACGACAGGCCATATTTTGCTGAGCAAAAACGGGGATGTGCCGCTGCCCCCTGCAAGCATGTCCAAGCTGATGACCGAGCTGGTCATTCTGGATGAAATCAAATCCGGTAGGAGAGCGTGGGACGATGAAGTCGTAATCAGCGACAACGCGGGCAAGGTCGGAGGAATCAGTATCGATTTGAAGCCGGGGGAGACCCTGGCGTTGCGTGAGCTCTTTCAGAGTATGGCCGTGTATTCCGCTGATGACGCGGCTGTGGCGCTTGCGGAGCATGTGGCCGGTTCGGAGAAGGCCTTCGTTGAGCGCATGAATAGCAAGGCGAGAGAGATCGGATTATCAAATGAAACGAGATTTACCAATGCTTCCGGTGCGGAGCTCTCCCAGTCCGTATCACCGGAGGACGAAACCGTGATGACCGCCGTCGACACCGCGAAGCTTGCAGCCCATCTGATCAAGCATCATCCGGACATTTTGACCACCTCAAGCAAGGCGCAGATGAAGCTCAGTGGGCGAGGGTTATATTTAAGCAATACGAACTGGATGCTGCCGTCGATCGGGGGGCCCTACTCGTACGAGGGAACCGACGGGCTAAAGGCCGGATATACGCCTAAGGCGGGCTATTGCTTCACCGGAACGGCCGAGAAGCAGGGCAGCCGGCTTATTGCAGTCGTCATGGGAACTGAATCGAAGGAAGCCCGGTTCGAGGTGACGCGCAAGCTGTTTGACTATGGATTCAAAAAAACATTAACATGGAAAGAGCGGCTGGATGATTGGTTTCTCAATGCGGGAATGACGGCTGCTCTTTTGTATAAACCGGGTGATCCTATGGATTCACATCAATTGGCAAGTTTGTAA
- a CDS encoding LCP family protein, protein MKRKSIYITLAVLILLGSSAYLFRTQLIVAAFDLFMAKDVEDSLQKSYKPLQGDKKPEPVVLQSKPFSVMLLGSDQREDEPARSDTMIYAVVRPKESKVLLVSIPRDTYVDIIGKGKKDKITHAFAFGGHQMAKDTMEAFLDEDIDYYASINFQGLKDVVDAMGGVELPIGKDIVNKGKDHEKFTVKANKPIYSGEEALNYVRYREDSDFNRAKRQQVFLDMAAKRLKQPDQIGKVPELIAIMGDNFQTDMQPKFIIDLAKQMLTGPKVDMTSFTIMGEGMRIGGVYYNDPDMEDVQEARDMIDNWMNPDTPSDQLLKPKDAEKQKLQ, encoded by the coding sequence ATGAAGAGGAAATCAATATATATCACACTGGCAGTTCTCATCCTCCTCGGATCGTCAGCCTACTTATTCCGTACCCAGCTTATCGTAGCTGCTTTCGATCTGTTTATGGCGAAGGACGTTGAGGACTCGCTGCAAAAGTCATATAAGCCGCTGCAAGGCGACAAGAAGCCGGAGCCTGTCGTGCTCCAAAGCAAGCCTTTCTCGGTCATGCTGCTGGGCAGTGACCAGCGGGAGGACGAACCCGCACGTTCGGACACGATGATCTATGCCGTAGTCCGTCCGAAGGAATCCAAGGTACTGCTTGTATCGATTCCGCGGGATACCTATGTCGATATTATCGGCAAGGGCAAGAAAGATAAGATCACCCATGCTTTTGCATTCGGCGGCCATCAGATGGCCAAAGATACGATGGAGGCATTCCTTGATGAAGATATCGACTATTATGCGTCGATTAACTTTCAAGGGTTGAAGGATGTCGTAGACGCCATGGGCGGTGTGGAGCTGCCGATCGGCAAGGATATCGTCAATAAGGGCAAAGACCACGAGAAGTTTACGGTCAAGGCGAACAAGCCGATTTACAGCGGGGAGGAAGCGCTGAACTACGTCCGTTACCGGGAGGACAGCGACTTCAACCGGGCTAAACGCCAGCAGGTATTTCTGGATATGGCCGCCAAGCGGCTGAAGCAGCCCGATCAGATCGGCAAGGTGCCCGAACTGATCGCGATCATGGGCGACAACTTCCAGACGGATATGCAGCCCAAGTTCATTATTGATTTGGCGAAGCAAATGCTGACCGGGCCTAAAGTCGACATGACCAGCTTTACGATCATGGGAGAAGGCATGCGAATTGGAGGGGTCTACTACAACGATCCCGACATGGAGGATGTTCAAGAAGCTAGAGACATGATTGACAACTGGATGAACCCGGATACTCCATCCGACCAGCTGCTGAAGCCGAAGGATGCTGAGAAGCAAAAACTACAGTAA
- a CDS encoding CBS domain-containing protein, with protein sequence MNIAFFLLPKQEVVCLTLDSTLRQTLERMEYHRYTAVPVLDKNGQYAGTVTEGDLLWHMKNSDGKITFENASKFLLKDVPFRMDIKPVSIDARMEDLINLAKVQNFVPVVDDMNRFIGIVRRSLIIEYCERFVSKETLEPRKAQTSI encoded by the coding sequence ATGAATATCGCGTTTTTTCTTTTACCGAAACAGGAAGTGGTCTGCCTCACCCTGGATTCCACGCTAAGGCAGACGCTGGAGCGTATGGAATACCACCGTTATACGGCGGTACCGGTGCTGGATAAGAACGGCCAGTACGCAGGCACGGTGACGGAAGGCGATCTGCTCTGGCACATGAAGAATTCCGATGGCAAAATCACATTTGAGAACGCTTCAAAATTTCTGCTGAAGGACGTACCGTTCCGAATGGACATTAAGCCGGTATCCATCGATGCCAGAATGGAGGACTTGATCAATTTGGCGAAGGTACAGAACTTTGTACCGGTAGTGGATGATATGAACCGGTTCATCGGAATCGTGCGCAGGAGCCTTATTATCGAATACTGTGAGCGGTTTGTTTCAAAGGAGACATTGGAGCCCCGAAAGGCTCAAACCTCGATATAA
- a CDS encoding MazG-like family protein gives MPKDLDVAKRAKVIEWLKTEVIDNVSRLFKALWEGSTTKVGDSLVSLMMSSYILGRRLGMTYRDLDDLLLEKLRKHKQEGHQLEDWYQDISALEEHLRKR, from the coding sequence ATGCCAAAGGACTTGGATGTAGCTAAACGCGCCAAAGTGATTGAATGGCTGAAAACCGAAGTCATTGACAATGTATCTCGGTTATTCAAAGCCCTGTGGGAAGGCAGCACAACGAAAGTTGGAGACAGTTTGGTAAGCCTGATGATGAGCTCTTACATATTAGGCCGAAGGCTGGGCATGACCTATCGTGATTTGGACGATCTCCTGCTTGAGAAATTGAGGAAGCACAAGCAGGAAGGACATCAGCTTGAGGATTGGTACCAGGATATATCCGCACTCGAAGAACATTTGCGTAAGAGGTGA
- a CDS encoding DUF2232 domain-containing protein produces the protein MNILKLRWTTAAWSIIYLLLLLSLQTPFSIVTAFLLVLPVAILFTALNTQSFILHIAPVWLIALLIHPIFLLFAVYFAIPGVVMGYLYRKRKAAMQVLKFGVATMLVELLLLLMISTAFFQMDLSAYVDEIVKMTTAPLTEIGVEGNFGGQLVGPEIDTQLIKDRTLQLVPFAMIISSFLMTVITHSLARPTLNSMGLSVPKLKPAREWMLPRSLIWYYLIIFFINIATVNSDNAFMKTIVANATPLLQICFMIQALGFFYYLAHIRKWHPILPLLTAIPIVLFPPAIIIGILDLAFPLRQAFSKNKR, from the coding sequence GTGAACATATTGAAATTACGCTGGACAACAGCGGCCTGGAGCATCATTTATTTGCTTCTGCTGCTCTCTCTGCAAACCCCCTTTTCCATTGTGACGGCATTCCTTCTGGTTCTGCCGGTTGCGATCCTGTTTACGGCATTAAATACACAATCGTTTATTCTTCATATTGCGCCTGTATGGTTGATCGCGCTGCTGATTCATCCGATTTTTCTCCTGTTCGCGGTTTACTTTGCGATTCCGGGGGTTGTAATGGGATATCTATACCGGAAAAGAAAGGCTGCCATGCAAGTATTAAAATTCGGCGTGGCCACGATGCTGGTGGAATTGCTGCTGCTGCTTATGATCAGCACGGCCTTCTTCCAGATGGACCTGTCGGCGTATGTGGATGAAATCGTGAAGATGACAACGGCCCCACTGACCGAGATAGGGGTTGAAGGCAATTTTGGCGGACAACTCGTCGGACCGGAAATCGACACGCAGCTGATCAAGGACAGAACCCTGCAGCTTGTACCGTTCGCCATGATCATCAGCTCGTTCCTGATGACGGTGATCACGCACTCGCTGGCTCGTCCGACGCTGAACAGCATGGGACTGTCCGTGCCGAAATTGAAGCCTGCCCGAGAGTGGATGCTGCCGCGTTCGCTAATTTGGTACTATCTGATCATTTTCTTTATCAATATCGCAACGGTGAACTCGGATAATGCGTTCATGAAGACGATCGTGGCGAATGCAACGCCGCTGCTGCAAATATGCTTTATGATTCAGGCGCTGGGCTTCTTCTACTATCTGGCCCACATCCGGAAATGGCATCCGATTCTTCCGCTGCTGACGGCCATTCCGATCGTGCTGTTCCCGCCGGCGATCATCATCGGCATTCTGGATTTGGCGTTTCCGCTTCGTCAAGCGTTTAGTAAAAACAAAAGATAG